The following is a genomic window from Babesia bovis T2Bo chromosome 4 map unlocalized Chr4_1, whole genome shotgun sequence.
GTAATGTAATTAATAAAGAAATCCTGAGGGTATCCTGCGTCTATTGCTATATCCAAAATTTCATGAATAAGAAACAAATTATTCAAAATAGACGTCTCGTTTATGTTAAAATCCATAAAACGTACTATTGCGGTGCGTATATCGCATAACGCTTGAATTATTAGAGCTGCGTTTATATTGCCATTACATGATGCAACAATGTAGAAACTTCCCATTTCAACACTAACATAGGTTGTAAAACCAAATTGCCATATTGGCTTGTAAGGACCAAGAGACTTGTTATAGACATTTTTCGCGAATAAGACAGCGTCTTGTCTCGTACATTCTTCCCTATATGCCCTATATAGCAGCGGAGAACCATGataaacaataaaaacagaagatatcattattttatattacacatgttGATTTCCAACTATAAGTAATACAATAAATGTTTAAAATACACTACttattgtatattttcCAATTAATTAGAAGTCTACATTAAGAACCTAATCATCAAGCtgatttatttttaatCAAAGCTAGATCTCAGCTCATGTGAAAGTCAAATGAAGCATTAATATGTGTTCATGCTAAGCTAACAAAGTTATCATACATACAGCATGTTGGGCATATACTGCCGGAGCGTGGCGTTAATTGTACTCCAATCGTCCATATTTCGAGGTTTTTTAATGGCTTATTCTAATTCCGTACAAAAAAGGGAAAATATGGTGCGCCCTTTGATTTACGGTCACCGTGGTATGGGCTGCAGCCTACCAGGCGCCTTGTCCTTCTTTCCTGAGAATTCTATGACATCATTCCGTGAAGCCCAAAGAATTGGTGCCGATGGTATTGAATTGGATGTCTTCCTTTCAAAGAACAATGAATTATTAGTTATGCATGGCTATTTACAAAAGCACAGTCTCTGTCTTACTACAATGAAGCGCAAAGCCGATTCTGGCATTCAACGCTTCAACACTGATAATTATGTCGAATCAGAGGATGTACATGCAACAGATTTGGTGTTAAAAAAGCCTTGGAGGTTAACACAGAAGTCCATAGAACTGCAGGAAATTCCACAACATAACGGAAGTAATACCGATATTTTTGAAGAGTACATATCGAATATGGAACAATCGGATTCTGGAGAATGTGTTCCTACGCTGGATCAGGTGTTAGTCGAGTTCGGTGACTCCTTGAAATACGACATTGAGCTTAAAGGTTCTAACGTTGACTTGGGCCTTCGAGTTTTAGATGTTTTATCTAAACATCCAGGTTTGGACGTTGTTATATCTTCTTTTCAATGGGTAGCTCCAAATTTAAATCTTTCCTCATCGCGTGCCAACAATCCTTTGGAGCAATATCCCAATGGAACTGATGTAGTGGACTTGCTAGGCCCACTTATCAACAACAAGCTTAACATACCAATTGCGTTGTTATTCAACAACGAAACATCTGAGTTGCCAAGCCTCGAACGCATTGTTGAGTGTTGCCGACACTACAATGCTACGTGGGCTGTTGTCTCCCATGAGTTCTGGAAGATGGGTACACCAATTTTGGGCTCTGATGTCAAGGGTAAAGAGGCAGTACCATATCTTGTCAATTACATGCATGATCATGGTCTTAAAGTTATGAGCTACTTCCTAGAATCACGCCCTGATAGCGACGAAGAGCTGCAGGTACAAATAGAATCAGGTATGGATGCAGTATGCCCCAACGATGTAGTGAAATGTCTTGGGTTTGTCAATAAATGACATTTTTCggtattaaatatattgcaatCAAACAACAGAGTCAATCCTAAACAGTGGGAGTTCATAATTACACTGCTAGGAAACAACCAATCAAAACAAATGTTTTTACATAATATCCACTCACGAAAATATGCATGTGAATAGTTCTATGGATAGCAAAAATGTAAAACTTCATTTTATCTAATGTAACGTCAAAAGACGATATTAGTTATCGTATTTTACGAATATCGCGCTATGTATCTGGTTCGCGATAGAATGCCAGTTGCACTATGATGGGTAATATTACTTACATCAATCAGCCAACTGAAATGCGATTGTTTAACTAAGTTTGCAGCATTGTGgtgaaatataaaattgTCACGCACCGAGGAAATCCTTGTCTAAATTAGCGACAAACTCCGGACCGCCATCCGCACGCTTCATGAGCGCTATTGACTCTAGCGCAATGTTCACGTATTCCAATAGGTTCTTAGTGTCATGGAAATGTTGAGCAAATCTATCGTATTTGGAATTGACGTCGTAGTCCTGTGCCATTCTTGTGTTGGACCTTGCTACCCAGTTACCATCTATAGTCTCATATAATATGTTCTTTTGCAAAAAGTTTTCAAGCTCGTCGTCTCCACTGGCAGATGGGTCTTGCATCTCACTAGACATTCTGTCGACCACGTCCTTGATAAAGTGAGTATATATCTTTGTAGCTAGTGGAGACGCCAATAACATCTTCGTGGCCCAGAATTGCACCTTAACCTCCTCGTAAATTAACTCAAGTGAAGTCTTGGCATCAGATTTCTCAAAGATATCAGTCATGGCAAGTCGCCTCTTTCTCATGGCAAAATTTTCCCTGACTCTATAAAGCGCCTCACCCATTAAACTACGGTGACCGGCACGACTAACGAAGTACTTCTCAAATTGGTAGCAGTAGTCGAATATGTCCACTGCGACGTCAAATTGGATAGAGTATGTCTGCTCCAATATAAGGTTCATCATCGCGTTAGCACATTCAGTAGCTTTCTGACGGCAGTACTCCTCACAAAGTTGATCTATCTGCTCCTGGAAGTGTAGGCTTTCACTTAGACAGTATAAAGTCTGGTCGCATTCAGTTTGCTGAATGCACCTAAATACCTCAGCAAGGGATGCCTTTAACACCCTTCTTAATGCAGCGGCAGCGGCGCAAGCCGATAATCTAGCAGCATGTAAAAGCGCACCCCTAACATTTGACTGCACCAAGTCGGCTATTAGAGGTTCCCAATCGGCACGGTCGACAACATGATGAACACTGCGGAGCATTTGGTATATGACCTCGCTAGTAAAATGTTTATCAGGTTCCATGTGCTTGATTTGAAATTTCAACCAGTTGCATATATTGGTTACGGCCAGTTGATTTAACAAATGGGCTTCAGCATGTTCGCCACTGACCATTTCCAATGCACTGTTATAATAGGGAACCACTTTGGGATCTTCCAAGAAAATTTCACTGCAAGTGGTGAAATAAACATAACGGTTGTTCTTTGCATCGTTGTCAACGACTACGCTGCCATCCTTGTCCGATTTATCGCTGGCGCGGTTTGATTTGTCACCGTCACGTCCACTTTTATCGTGGTCAGTCTTAGCACCTTTGTCACCATCCTTACCGGTCAGGCCCTTTATTGAGGTAGTAGTCAATTTATCGGCAGTAGATTCAATCTCGGAATCATCAGCGGTATTGTTTTCCGGCA
Proteins encoded in this region:
- a CDS encoding Glycerophosphoryl diester phosphodiesterase family protein, whose amino-acid sequence is MAYSNSVQKRENMVRPLIYGHRGMGCSLPGALSFFPENSMTSFREAQRIGADGIELDVFLSKNNELLVMHGYLQKHSLCLTTMKRKADSGIQRFNTDNYVESEDVHATDLVLKKPWRLTQKSIELQEIPQHNGSNTDIFEEYISNMEQSDSGECVPTLDQVLVEFGDSLKYDIELKGSNVDLGLRVLDVLSKHPGLDVVISSFQWVAPNLNLSSSRANNPLEQYPNGTDVVDLLGPLINNKLNIPIALLFNNETSELPSLERIVECCRHYNATWAVVSHEFWKMGTPILGSDVKGKEAVPYLVNYMHDHGLKVMSYFLESRPDSDEELQVQIESGMDAVCPNDVVKCLGFVNK